In Spirobacillus cienkowskii, a genomic segment contains:
- the fni gene encoding type 2 isopentenyl-diphosphate Delta-isomerase, translating into MSHLKPQKHEKLVPYIEDTPSLMETRKNDHIQICQTQDVESQADLFAKIRFIPEALPEFHFSDVETSQSFLNNTFKLPILITGMTGGVEKGQEINEALALAAQSLQIPMGLGSQKMLLKDDKYQKLFNVRKVAPNVFLIGNLGAVSLNYGVTLFDIQKLIDNLELNAFALHLNALQECIQPEGERNFSNLLSKIEQIAKNISVPLIIKEVGSGIAPTTLKKLIEAGVSAVDIGGMGGTSWGYIEGLRSNSHGKRLGALFKNWGLATDESLIACTKLKNTLNSNIPLIATGGIRNGVHVAKAVSLGATMVGIGLPLFRAALSPLKGETPQDAVERELAFFQDALSITMFCTGARKLSDSSSRIVWASP; encoded by the coding sequence TTGTCACACTTAAAACCTCAAAAACATGAAAAATTGGTACCTTATATTGAAGATACGCCAAGTCTCATGGAAACACGTAAAAATGACCACATTCAAATTTGCCAAACGCAAGACGTCGAATCTCAAGCAGATCTCTTTGCAAAAATCCGTTTCATTCCCGAAGCATTGCCAGAATTTCATTTTTCTGATGTGGAAACCAGCCAAAGCTTTCTCAACAATACATTTAAGCTTCCAATTCTTATCACTGGCATGACGGGTGGAGTTGAAAAAGGTCAAGAAATTAATGAAGCTTTAGCCTTAGCAGCACAAAGTTTACAAATTCCGATGGGCTTGGGCTCCCAAAAAATGCTGCTCAAAGATGATAAATATCAAAAACTCTTTAATGTTAGAAAAGTAGCTCCAAACGTATTTTTAATTGGCAACTTAGGTGCTGTTAGTCTTAACTACGGTGTTACACTCTTTGACATCCAAAAACTGATTGATAACCTTGAACTCAATGCATTTGCCCTGCACCTCAACGCCCTGCAAGAATGCATTCAACCCGAAGGCGAAAGAAATTTTTCTAACTTACTCTCAAAAATTGAACAGATTGCTAAAAATATTTCTGTACCACTTATTATAAAAGAAGTGGGTTCTGGCATTGCTCCTACAACTTTGAAAAAATTAATTGAAGCAGGAGTTTCTGCAGTTGATATTGGCGGCATGGGGGGCACAAGTTGGGGTTACATAGAAGGGCTACGATCGAATTCTCATGGCAAACGACTTGGCGCCCTTTTTAAAAACTGGGGTTTAGCAACAGACGAATCTTTGATAGCCTGTACAAAGCTAAAAAATACGCTAAATTCTAATATACCTTTAATTGCAACGGGTGGCATTAGAAATGGTGTTCACGTTGCAAAAGCAGTCTCTCTTGGAGCCACAATGGTAGGAATTGGTTTACCTTTATTCCGTGCTGCGCTATCTCCTCTTAAAGGGGAAACGCCGCAAGATGCTGTCGAAAGAGAGCTTGCTTTTTTTCAAGACGCTCTTTCTATTACAATGTTTTGTACAGGAGCACGTAAGCTTTCTGATTCGAGTTCCCGCATCGTGTGGGCCTCACCATAA